A stretch of the Marivirga tractuosa DSM 4126 genome encodes the following:
- a CDS encoding serine hydrolase domain-containing protein, which produces MLKKIGGYSILVVILLGIIYFFLPNYAQKAFLHLTANIDDYEIFENRTIAASNPEAWEKSPQYNQYEMGQTYQEELESYETTAFLVVKDTALFYEKYYLGYDETEISNSFSAAKSIVSLLIGIAIEEGKIESVFQPVSDFLESFQEGEKSKIMIKNLLTMSSGIDWNEAYMSPFSKTTDAYYGNDLKSLVAELEVSGEPSQEFAYKSINTQILAEVLESATGQSISDYATNRLWRKIGAEQDALWSLDRAGGMEKAFCCFNSTARDFARIGQLVLNKGKWNGEQVVPAEYIEMATMPARLIRSGELIPHYGYQWWILNYKGKQIPYARGILGQYIFVLKDKNAVVVRLGKSRSKLYTDEHPNDVFTYVEAAYELLK; this is translated from the coding sequence ATGTTGAAAAAGATTGGCGGCTACAGTATTTTGGTAGTTATATTGTTAGGAATAATTTATTTCTTCTTACCCAATTATGCACAAAAGGCATTTCTTCATTTAACTGCTAATATTGATGATTATGAAATTTTTGAGAATAGAACTATAGCAGCCAGCAATCCTGAAGCCTGGGAAAAATCCCCTCAATACAATCAATATGAAATGGGGCAGACCTATCAAGAAGAGCTTGAGTCTTATGAAACTACTGCATTTTTGGTTGTGAAAGATACAGCTCTATTTTATGAAAAATATTATTTAGGCTATGATGAAACTGAAATTTCCAATTCGTTTTCTGCTGCCAAAAGCATAGTAAGTTTATTAATAGGAATTGCAATTGAAGAGGGTAAAATCGAAAGCGTATTTCAGCCTGTTTCCGATTTTTTAGAATCTTTTCAAGAAGGTGAAAAGTCGAAGATCATGATAAAGAATTTGCTGACCATGAGTTCAGGCATTGATTGGAACGAAGCTTATATGAGTCCTTTTTCTAAAACAACGGATGCCTATTATGGAAATGACTTAAAAAGTTTAGTGGCTGAATTGGAGGTTTCAGGTGAACCTTCTCAAGAATTTGCTTATAAGAGTATCAATACACAAATTTTAGCGGAAGTGCTAGAATCAGCTACTGGTCAATCTATAAGCGACTATGCTACCAACCGCTTATGGAGAAAAATAGGGGCTGAGCAAGATGCGCTTTGGAGCTTGGACAGAGCAGGAGGAATGGAAAAAGCATTTTGTTGTTTTAATAGCACGGCCAGAGACTTTGCCAGAATTGGTCAGTTAGTTTTGAACAAAGGAAAGTGGAATGGGGAGCAAGTAGTTCCAGCTGAATATATTGAAATGGCCACTATGCCTGCTCGATTGATCAGATCAGGAGAACTTATTCCTCATTATGGTTATCAGTGGTGGATTTTGAATTATAAGGGCAAGCAAATTCCTTATGCAAGAGGCATTTTAGGACAATACATCTTTGTTTTGAAAGATAAAAATGCTGTGGTAGTAAGATTAGGAAAAAGTAGAAGTAAACTTTACACAGATGAACATCCAAATGATGTTTTTACCTATGTAGAAGCAGCTTATGAATTATTAAAGTAG
- a CDS encoding LemA family protein, which yields MKKGLLITIGVIVVIVFILYRLFAGSYNNMVNKEEQVTGAWAQVENVYQRRADLIPNLVNTVKGYADFEQETLQGVIEARSKATGVNVNADDLSPEKLEQFQQAQQGLSSALSRLMVVVERYPDLKANQNFIKLQDQLEGTENRIAVERRRFNEVTQEYNTYIRKFPQTMLAGMYGFEKKGYFEADEGADEVPEVTFD from the coding sequence ATGAAAAAAGGACTTTTAATTACCATAGGCGTAATAGTCGTTATTGTTTTTATACTTTATCGACTTTTTGCAGGTTCCTACAACAATATGGTGAATAAGGAAGAACAAGTGACGGGCGCATGGGCGCAAGTTGAAAATGTGTACCAAAGAAGAGCGGATTTAATTCCCAATTTGGTGAATACAGTGAAAGGATATGCTGATTTTGAGCAAGAAACTTTGCAAGGTGTAATTGAAGCACGATCTAAAGCAACAGGCGTAAACGTTAATGCTGATGATTTGAGTCCTGAAAAATTGGAACAATTTCAGCAAGCACAGCAAGGATTAAGTTCAGCTTTATCCCGACTGATGGTGGTAGTAGAAAGATATCCTGACCTGAAGGCAAATCAGAATTTCATTAAGCTTCAAGATCAACTGGAAGGAACTGAAAATAGAATTGCAGTAGAAAGAAGAAGGTTCAATGAAGTGACTCAGGAATACAATACCTACATTAGAAAGTTTCCACAAACGATGCTAGCGGGAATGTATGGCTTTGAAAAGAAAGGATATTTTGAAGCAGACGAAGGAGCTGATGAAGTGCCTGAAGTGACTTTTGACTAA
- a CDS encoding ATP-binding protein, translating into MRFYNRESELENLALIKKRSLTNAQMTVMVGRRRIGKTSLIKKSIDQDSTAVYLFVAKKSEQLLCAEFLELIQFQLKKQPHGEITQFSQLFSWLMDISKEIPFTLAIDEFQEFLSINPSIMSEMQNIWDSNKEGSQINLILCGSIYSLMKRIFENSKEPLFSRATARMNIKPFKINVLQEILQDQVKNASYQNIFPFYIFTGGVAKYVENLIMAEAFDLESILNEIFRENSLFLDEGKNVLTDELGKDYHTHFSILTLIASSKTSRTEIESILGGSIGGFLDRLENEYQIIEKVKPIFAKPNSRKIKYQIKDNFLNFWFRFIYKNRSAIEIGNYDYVKEIVNRDFNTFSGHMLERYFRQQFEESGNFSMVGNYWEKGNLNEIDLIAINELEKKMILAEVKLNKKKIDLKKLESKSEKLLKDFKEYKIEYTGLSLEDMQRKNK; encoded by the coding sequence ATGAGATTTTACAATAGAGAATCAGAACTAGAGAACTTAGCACTTATTAAAAAGCGGTCACTAACTAATGCTCAGATGACTGTAATGGTGGGAAGGAGAAGGATCGGTAAAACCAGTTTGATTAAAAAAAGCATAGATCAAGATTCCACTGCTGTATATCTTTTTGTTGCCAAAAAGTCCGAGCAACTTCTATGTGCTGAATTTTTAGAACTTATTCAATTTCAACTAAAAAAACAACCTCATGGTGAAATTACCCAATTCAGTCAGCTCTTTTCATGGTTGATGGATATTTCTAAAGAAATTCCATTTACGCTAGCAATTGATGAATTTCAAGAATTTCTATCTATAAATCCTTCAATCATGAGTGAAATGCAAAATATTTGGGATAGTAATAAAGAGGGAAGTCAGATTAATTTAATTTTGTGTGGCTCTATCTATTCCTTAATGAAGCGCATTTTTGAAAACTCAAAAGAACCGCTTTTTTCAAGAGCTACCGCTCGGATGAACATAAAACCTTTTAAGATTAATGTGCTTCAGGAAATCCTGCAAGATCAAGTGAAGAATGCATCGTATCAAAATATTTTTCCATTCTATATTTTTACTGGAGGTGTTGCTAAATATGTTGAAAACTTAATTATGGCAGAAGCTTTTGATTTAGAATCTATCTTAAATGAGATATTTAGAGAGAATTCTCTATTTCTAGATGAAGGTAAAAATGTTTTGACAGATGAATTAGGAAAAGATTATCATACTCATTTTTCGATTTTGACCCTGATAGCTTCTTCCAAAACATCCCGAACTGAAATTGAGTCTATACTGGGAGGATCAATAGGAGGTTTTTTAGATAGACTAGAAAATGAATATCAGATTATTGAAAAAGTAAAACCGATTTTTGCAAAGCCAAACAGTCGTAAAATCAAATATCAGATAAAAGATAATTTTCTAAATTTTTGGTTTCGTTTTATTTATAAAAACAGAAGTGCAATTGAAATAGGAAATTATGATTATGTAAAAGAAATAGTAAATCGTGATTTTAATACTTTCAGCGGTCATATGCTGGAACGGTATTTTAGGCAGCAGTTTGAGGAGTCTGGCAATTTTTCAATGGTAGGTAACTACTGGGAAAAAGGGAATCTAAATGAAATTGATTTAATCGCCATAAATGAGCTAGAAAAAAAGATGATTTTAGCTGAGGTGAAGCTTAATAAAAAGAAAATTGATTTAAAAAAGCTTGAAAGTAAATCAGAGAAATTATTGAAAGATTTTAAAGAGTATAAAATTGAATATACCGGCTTATCATTAGAAGATATGCAGCGGAAAAACAAATAA
- a CDS encoding FKBP-type peptidyl-prolyl cis-trans isomerase, with amino-acid sequence MEIQENTVVTLSYHVRKKDEEGELVDFSGQSYPLRFLFGTGKMLPYFEEQLKGKTHNETFAFRLPADFAYGKKDESLIKTIPIEEFTEKEGYTKETLEVGAYIRYENSEESQSGKIIDKNKKEVKVDFNHPLAGQDLFFKGNIISVRKASFEEIERQHHIEPDGIRFQ; translated from the coding sequence ATGGAAATTCAAGAAAACACAGTGGTCACTTTATCCTATCATGTGCGAAAAAAAGATGAAGAAGGAGAATTGGTGGATTTCTCGGGACAATCCTATCCATTAAGGTTTTTATTCGGGACAGGCAAAATGCTCCCTTATTTTGAAGAGCAACTAAAAGGAAAAACTCATAATGAAACCTTCGCATTTAGGCTTCCTGCTGATTTTGCTTACGGCAAAAAAGATGAAAGCCTCATAAAAACAATTCCTATTGAAGAATTTACTGAAAAGGAAGGCTATACGAAAGAGACTTTGGAAGTAGGTGCTTACATTCGATATGAAAACAGTGAAGAATCTCAAAGCGGAAAAATCATAGATAAAAACAAAAAGGAAGTTAAAGTTGATTTTAATCATCCTCTTGCTGGGCAAGATCTTTTTTTTAAAGGAAATATAATCTCTGTCAGAAAAGCTTCTTTTGAGGAGATTGAAAGGCAGCACCATATTGAACCAGATGGTATTCGCTTTCAATAA
- a CDS encoding TPM domain-containing protein, with amino-acid sequence MAKDAFTEEEKKQIVNAIKEAEKNTSGEIQVHLENHCKEDVMDHAAHIFKTLKMHKTELRNGVLFYMAIKDHKFAILGDAGINNKVPEHFWDDIKEHMLSHFKNGDLTAGLSEGIKMAGEQLASHFPYQKDDENELPDEISFGKN; translated from the coding sequence ATGGCAAAAGACGCATTTACCGAAGAGGAAAAGAAACAAATTGTAAACGCAATTAAAGAAGCGGAAAAAAACACATCAGGTGAAATCCAGGTTCATTTGGAAAATCATTGCAAGGAAGATGTGATGGATCATGCAGCCCATATTTTCAAAACCTTGAAAATGCACAAGACTGAATTGCGTAATGGGGTTCTGTTCTATATGGCCATCAAAGATCACAAATTTGCCATTTTAGGTGATGCAGGTATCAACAATAAAGTGCCTGAGCACTTCTGGGACGACATTAAAGAACATATGCTTTCCCATTTTAAAAATGGAGATTTAACTGCAGGATTGAGCGAAGGCATCAAAATGGCCGGAGAACAGCTGGCTTCCCATTTTCCATATCAGAAAGATGATGAGAATGAATTGCCTGATGAAATTTCATTCGGAAAGAATTGA